Sequence from the Colletotrichum higginsianum IMI 349063 chromosome 6, whole genome shotgun sequence genome:
AGTTTTTCTTCTATGTACttcttgtctgtctgtgtGGTATATTCAGTCTCGTAAATACCCGATTTGGGGCTCCGGATCCCAGATATTAACCGTAAACCAGGGCCACTTAACATTCTCATGCAACCGCTAAAAGTTCAAGTATCTATCTCGTAACGACTTTGTAAGGGAAATCTCGTTCAATCCGTCTGATATGCCTACAGATTCGTTGACTACTTGGGGCAACCCATCCCCCATCCAGTCTGGATGTTGCAGCAGTCGGCGTCCTGTACGGGGCTATCAGCACCCCAGGGTTtcgagggggggagggaataAGGAAGATGCTCACGCAAGTCTCCGAGACCTTCCTGTTTGTGTTCTGGATAAAGACTTCGGAGCAAAAGTTCGCCTTCTGCCTACTGCACCACCTGCGTCCGTTCCCTTGTGCCCTGCACGACTTGGCGTCTCTGCCATAGCAGCAATTGCCCACTACGCCACTTACGAGAAAGCCATCGAACGTTTCGCACTGCTGCATGTCAGCTAAGGGGCCAGAGGCGCAGGGAAGCAAAGAATACCCGAGAAGCGGTAGCCGGCGCTGCCATAACGGCCAAGGTGACAAGCAGAGCAGGGATGTGGAACTGCATGTTAGGTGGCGTTTGGGTCGTGCTTGGGTTGTGCTTGATGCAACTGCTAGATGGTCTGTTGAGTGATGCTGAAGTTGCCGAATGTAGGGATGAACGTAGATCCGCTGATAGGAGAGGATCGATCTGTGGCAGGCTGAGGGGAAGGAACGTTTGATAGGTCTTATAAGCGTTTACACTCTCTATCGAATTTGTGCTCTCCAAATTGCATTGATGACAAGCCTGATGAAAAATAGGTTGGGGCAGTGAACTGACTGCTTGACTATTCAGGCGGGTCTGAAAGTGGAACTAGAACAACTAACCTCATGTCTACTCATCGCAAGGTTCTGATTACTGATAAGCGAAAATTGGCAGCTTGATCTATCCCGTACCAAAATTTAAAATAAAACAGGGACTACCTTGAAGAATACATGCCTCTAATTCTCCAAGACTGATCTGCGGTTGTCGAATGCCTGGACGACAGGACTTATAGGCTGGGGAGCACTTATCACGCCTCTGTTATTGAGAGTGCTAAGCACAACGGATGAACACAAGTGGTGTCATTACTAATTGTCGCGAGTCATCGACTCATGGTCCAACCCCGTTTACGCAAAGCGACATGGTAAGTTCTGAAGTCAGTTCATTGACGATTCGAATGAAAGCATACACGTACGGACAACACCATGTCAGGATACACCTATCCGCTAGAGCCATCTAATTTCCAAAAATAAATCTGCTCGAAGACAACCACGGCGTTGGCCGCCGCTTGGCTTATTCGTTGCAGCTTTTGACTTTCCCTGGCAGGCTGTAGTCGGCAGCACAGGCCAATCTATCCTATACCGACGATTGGCCTTTTAATCAGGCGAGATTCCGAATGTCGAAGTTCTTTTCAACCATATGTATTTTAGTTGTTGCCCTCAACGGGGGTGACGAAGTTCACGATCCTGGCTACTCCCATCGGCATGGAACAAAACTGGCCGATGCGAGACTATTCTGGATGCCAATTACCCGCGCCAACTCGCTGTGCCTTCTTGTTACCGTCTGAGGCACTCTTCAAGTAGCAAATCACGCCGTGGCGCAGGTACTTGAACGGTTTGGTCAGGAACATTCAGAgcccgggggggaggggaggcggTGCGCGGTGCCTCTCGGCCGAATCCCCCTTTCGGCCCCGGGGATGATCCCGGTATGTTGAGAATCCTTCCACCGGCACTTCATGAGTTCGCACCTCGGCAACCCCACAAATTACCGACCCCCGCGGGGGGGGCCAGTCTGGGGTGCATACAATGTTCCACAGCAACGGCGTGTCGGTCCGGGCTTCTTGTACGGACGGCTTGACTGCACAAGCGCGATCTCCAGACGTGCCGGTTTTCTTGGCCTTTTTTCtttgttcttcttcctatTTCATCAGGAGTACCTTGCCACATGGGCAGTAACACGTCACCATGAAGCATTCCACCGCGAACACCGGCTTCTTCCAGGAATTGCCGGTCCTGCCCAACCAATTTTTCGAAGACTCCAGCTTCCAAAGGGTTCTGAGACGTGCGTACCTCGTGACACGCGACATCAGTCCGGCGCTGCTAACTCTGGGGCCCCAGTGTTCCTGCCGAGCGACGTGGTCGAgcgcgtcgaggtcgagctcgcccagctcggcgaggacgtcctGTCCGATCGGATCTTTTCGTGGGTCACCGACTCCGAGAGGAACAAGCCGTACCTGAAAGGGAACGGCCGCGACGCCTTTGGACGGCCCACCTCGGAACTAGTCGTCGGCGAAGGGTGGCGCGGCCTACAAGACTTCGGCATCAGGAAGGGCATCGTCGCGACCGGGTACGACGCCTCACTCGGGTCATCCGCGCGGATGGTCCAGTTCCTGAGGCTTCATCTGTGGGGGGGCTCGGCTTCCAATGTGTCTTGCCCGTCCGCCATGcaagacggcgccgcccgaCTGTTGCAGCTGCACCTGGCCAAGGACGCGGACCCGACCCAGCGAAAGGTGCTCGAGAACGCGCTCCAACACCTACTGTCCCGGGATCCGGCAACGGCCTGGACCAGCGGACAGTGGATGACGGAGCGGACCGGCGGGAGCGACGTTTCCCTCACCGAAACCGTGGCCAGGTACACCCCATCCACGGAACAGGGGCTGGCGGACGAACAAGAGGGCATACCGCTCGGGCCCTGGTCGATCTCTGGGTTCAAGTGGTTCTCGAGCGCCACCGACGCGGCCATGACGATCCTCCTCGCGAGGACGCAGAACGGCATCAGCGCCTTCTTtgcgccgacgaggaggcaCAGCTCCTCTGCGGCGACCATGGTCGGACGACCAAGGGGCGTCGCCGGCACGGAGTTGAACGGGGTCAGGATCCAGCGGTTGAAGAACAAGTCGGGTACGCAGTCCCTGCCGaccgccgagctcgagctggACGGCATGCGTGGATggctcctcggccaggaagGCCGCGGGGTCCACGAGATCAGCACCGTCCTCACGCTCACGCGTGTCCACTCGGCCGTGGCCGCTGTGGGATACGTCGGCCGCGGGCTGGCCATCGCGAGAGCATACGCCAAAGTCAGGCAGGTCCACGCGGGGCAAGGACGGCGGATGCCGCTGTCGGAAAGCCCGCTGCACATGCAAACCCTCGCGGATATGACGGGGGAGTACCACGGCCTGATGTTGCTGACCTTTTTCACGGCACACCTCCTGGGATTGGACGAGCATCCGGATACCGGAGTCGGATCGGGGGCGCCTGCCGCCCTCAAGCTGGACCGCAAGCACGTGGCGCCTCTCCTGCGCGTCCTCACGCCGCTCTGCAAGGCGTACGTCTGCAAGACGTCGATCCAGCTGCTCCAAGGCTGCATGGAGGCCCTGGGCGGGGTCGGCTACATGCTCAAAGAGGAGACCGAGTATCTCAAC
This genomic interval carries:
- a CDS encoding Acyl-CoA dehydrogenase, yielding MKHSTANTGFFQELPVLPNQFFEDSSFQRVLRLFLPSDVVERVEVELAQLGEDVLSDRIFSWVTDSERNKPYLKGNGRDAFGRPTSELVVGEGWRGLQDFGIRKGIVATGYDASLGSSARMVQFLRLHLWGGSASNVSCPSAMQDGAARLLQLHLAKDADPTQRKVLENALQHLLSRDPATAWTSGQWMTERTGGSDVSLTETVARYTPSTEQGLADEQEGIPLGPWSISGFKWFSSATDAAMTILLARTQNGISAFFAPTRRHSSSAATMVGRPRGVAGTELNGVRIQRLKNKSGTQSLPTAELELDGMRGWLLGQEGRGVHEISTVLTLTRVHSAVAAVGYVGRGLAIARAYAKVRQVHAGQGRRMPLSESPLHMQTLADMTGEYHGLMLLTFFTAHLLGLDEHPDTGVGSGAPAALKLDRKHVAPLLRVLTPLCKAYVCKTSIQLLQGCMEALGGVGYMLKEETEYLNVARLHRDCCVLAIWEGTTDVLATDFVRALKHPQGGARSVEALDALFAENDRPGQGSSSVENGSPNDSWRAVRRELGGSSQPELVAHARYILWAVAEALIGLLLHMDYGRDESAAAFDLLCRRKVRSTRAALGGPSSKGGAQDETRLSSEDRLRRNTIIVYGRLGSDAARRTKL